From Thermoleophilia bacterium, one genomic window encodes:
- the der gene encoding ribosome biogenesis GTPase Der, with protein MRPRVAIVGYPNVGKSTLFNRLTGTRDAVVSPEFGVTRDRKEGEVEWSGRVFTVVDTGGIDLQGEIPFSDQVKRQAELAIAESQVVIFLVDGKAGVSPQDHEIASLLRRSQVPVILAVNKLDLKVVRDHLTDYWELGLGEPVGISAEHGLGVGDLLDQVVKELPGSPEEETTTSAIRVAIVGRPNVGKSSLLNALLGHERTIVSPIPGTTRDAIDTDLVFEDTLFTLVDTAGLRRPGKRTSTDLEYYSALRALRALERSHVALVVVDASEGLVDLDLQIVYEAQRAKCATAVLFNKWDIKRMDLERAAERLKAKAQTRPQWLTISALTGRGIERVLPMARELYGKYASRISTGELNRWLETLRAQGPTPTRRGKSLKTYYMVQYATSPPRFKVMINSRALINKPFAYFLENRLREDWELWGIPLVIDFEGKEERHS; from the coding sequence ATGAGGCCGCGAGTAGCCATTGTTGGATATCCAAATGTGGGGAAGTCCACCTTGTTCAACCGTCTGACCGGGACAAGAGACGCCGTAGTCTCGCCCGAGTTTGGTGTTACGCGTGATCGCAAGGAGGGCGAGGTTGAGTGGAGCGGCCGAGTGTTTACTGTGGTGGACACGGGGGGGATAGACCTTCAAGGGGAGATTCCCTTTAGCGACCAAGTGAAGCGTCAGGCCGAACTCGCTATCGCGGAGTCCCAGGTCGTGATCTTCCTCGTCGATGGCAAAGCTGGTGTTAGTCCCCAGGATCACGAAATTGCCTCGCTGCTGCGGAGAAGCCAGGTTCCCGTGATTCTTGCGGTGAACAAACTTGATCTCAAGGTTGTCCGCGACCATCTCACTGACTACTGGGAGCTTGGGTTGGGCGAGCCGGTGGGAATCTCCGCGGAGCACGGCCTGGGCGTAGGAGATCTCCTTGATCAAGTGGTAAAGGAGTTGCCGGGGTCCCCCGAAGAGGAGACAACCACATCTGCTATCAGGGTGGCCATTGTCGGGCGTCCCAACGTGGGGAAAAGTTCCCTTCTAAACGCTTTGCTTGGCCACGAGCGCACCATTGTTTCTCCTATTCCTGGAACCACCCGGGACGCCATTGACACGGACCTAGTTTTCGAAGACACACTGTTTACATTGGTGGACACGGCGGGTCTCAGACGGCCGGGCAAGCGCACCAGCACTGACCTGGAATACTACAGTGCTCTGCGTGCGCTACGAGCTCTTGAGCGCAGTCATGTGGCACTGGTAGTCGTCGACGCGAGCGAAGGTCTTGTCGACCTAGACCTTCAGATTGTCTACGAGGCGCAGCGTGCCAAGTGTGCGACGGCGGTCTTGTTCAACAAGTGGGATATTAAAAGAATGGACTTAGAGCGCGCTGCAGAGCGGCTTAAAGCCAAGGCTCAGACAAGGCCGCAGTGGCTTACCATTTCCGCACTAACTGGCCGAGGGATAGAAAGAGTGCTACCTATGGCCCGGGAGCTTTATGGAAAGTATGCGAGCCGTATTTCTACCGGGGAGCTTAATCGCTGGCTGGAGACATTGCGGGCTCAAGGTCCAACTCCAACCCGCCGAGGGAAATCTCTTAAGACCTACTATATGGTGCAGTACGCCACCAGTCCCCCGCGCTTCAAAGTCATGATAAATTCCCGAGCTCTCATCAATAAACCGTTCGCCTATTTTCTGGAGAATCGACTGCGCGAAGATTGGGAGTTGTGGGGAATCCCTCTAGTGATTGACTTTGAGGGCAAAGAGGAGAGGCACTCTTGA
- the plsY gene encoding glycerol-3-phosphate 1-O-acyltransferase PlsY, giving the protein MNFTTVLIGLALVIFGYLAGSLSPSVFLGKIFQGKDLRQYGSGNAGTANAFRVLGPRLGLAVLFADLLKGGIPVLVARLLFPEADYVPYVVVLVALACVLGHNYSLFLRGKGGKGVATGAGAAIAMMPLPMAVLIALYLVLLFSVRIVSVASITCTVLFPVMAAVFQEPLPYIVVACLMSVIVLWAHRGNMKRLWQKTEPQVSFPWNKRNKQSSRPNEESPHSRA; this is encoded by the coding sequence TTGAACTTCACCACAGTCCTTATAGGCCTGGCGCTAGTGATCTTCGGCTATTTAGCGGGGTCCTTATCGCCGAGTGTTTTTCTCGGGAAGATTTTCCAAGGCAAAGACCTAAGGCAATATGGCAGTGGGAATGCAGGGACAGCCAACGCATTCCGAGTGCTGGGACCCCGGTTAGGTCTAGCGGTTCTGTTTGCTGACCTGCTCAAAGGTGGGATTCCCGTTCTTGTGGCTCGGCTTCTCTTTCCAGAGGCGGATTATGTGCCTTATGTAGTTGTGCTGGTTGCTCTTGCCTGCGTACTGGGGCACAACTACTCACTGTTTCTGCGTGGCAAGGGGGGGAAGGGGGTGGCCACCGGAGCTGGGGCGGCCATAGCCATGATGCCGTTGCCCATGGCGGTCCTCATCGCGCTTTATCTCGTTCTGCTATTTTCAGTTAGGATAGTCTCAGTGGCGTCGATTACGTGCACTGTCCTTTTCCCAGTGATGGCGGCTGTATTCCAGGAACCTCTTCCGTACATTGTCGTGGCTTGCCTCATGTCCGTCATAGTGCTTTGGGCCCACCGAGGCAACATGAAGAGACTTTGGCAAAAAACTGAGCCGCAAGTCAGCTTTCCCTGGAACAAGAGAAACAAGCAATCGTCACGACCAAACGAAGAAAGCCCGCACTCGCGGGCGTAG
- a CDS encoding sugar phosphate nucleotidyltransferase, producing the protein MRAVVMAGGQGTRLRPLTSNQPKPMVSVVNKPAIQHILELLKRHGITEVVITLAFLPRLIRNYFGDGSSLGMRIDYTVEEVPAGTAGSLRLAKDLLQETFLVISGDALTDFDLTQLVSFHREKQAHVTIALKSVANPLEFGVVVTDEEGRIQRFLEKPGWGQVFSDTVNTGIYVIEPHVLDHIPENQPYDFSHELFPKLLEMGAPLFGMVCQGYWQDIGTLEQYFQANRDALDGKVKVTPPGVRLRGNIWVARDASLDTLDDVQGPAVIGEGVRIEPGARILPYTVLGNNTVVRSGAQVGSSVVGENSYIASGAVIEGAILGHAVEVHENAHIAEGAVIGDRCNIGRNAVIANNVKIYPFKNVEPGSTVRSSIVWETRGPSTLFGRNGVRGLANVDVTPEMAMRLAMAYGSLLPHGAHVTTSRDAHHACRVLKRAIISGLNSTGVNVRDLTMAPLAVNRFDIKSGNSVGGIHVQRSLDDPDQVEILFSEGPGVPIDTRRERAIENLYFREDFRRAGFEEMGQVVYPPRVIEAYTNALLDAWDTAAIRAREPRLVLDYSASVSALFFSSALAKIGVETIALNTAARARAQFTLKDNLSGAIQRVGELVQASEADLGAILDPGAEYLFVVDEKGQRVPDALLMLLLLKHAALQAQSGAAVVPQNATRLCEQIVAPTAVVIRRTRCSKAALMAEATRPRTVFAASTDGGYIFPSVLASMDGLCALGKVLELLSLTDKRLSQLVAELPVPHIVHEIFTCPWDLKGSVMRRLSDKLRHRRVSLVDGIKVFLDRSEWVLVVPDVEEPAFHVYAEAAHDERAATLAQEYLALLSETVREAQELGSSL; encoded by the coding sequence GTGAGAGCAGTCGTCATGGCTGGAGGGCAGGGCACTAGGCTTCGTCCTCTTACGTCAAATCAGCCCAAACCAATGGTCTCGGTGGTAAACAAGCCTGCGATTCAGCACATCCTGGAGCTCCTCAAACGCCATGGTATTACGGAAGTAGTGATCACTCTTGCTTTTCTGCCTCGGCTTATCCGTAACTACTTTGGAGATGGGAGCAGCCTTGGCATGCGCATTGACTACACAGTTGAGGAGGTTCCCGCTGGTACGGCCGGTTCGCTACGACTGGCAAAGGATCTTCTGCAAGAGACTTTCTTGGTCATAAGCGGAGACGCCCTTACAGACTTTGACCTCACTCAGTTGGTGTCTTTTCACCGTGAGAAGCAGGCGCACGTCACTATCGCGTTAAAAAGCGTGGCAAATCCGCTCGAGTTTGGTGTAGTCGTCACCGATGAGGAAGGACGCATACAGCGCTTTCTGGAGAAACCAGGATGGGGGCAAGTATTCTCCGACACAGTCAACACGGGTATATACGTTATTGAACCCCACGTTCTTGACCACATCCCGGAGAATCAACCCTACGACTTCAGCCACGAACTCTTTCCCAAGCTGCTCGAAATGGGGGCTCCCTTGTTCGGCATGGTATGCCAGGGCTACTGGCAGGATATAGGGACGCTGGAGCAATATTTCCAGGCCAACCGTGACGCTTTGGATGGGAAGGTAAAGGTAACTCCGCCAGGAGTCCGTCTGAGAGGGAACATCTGGGTAGCGCGAGACGCCTCTCTTGACACTCTCGATGATGTACAAGGCCCGGCAGTGATTGGGGAGGGTGTGCGGATCGAGCCAGGAGCGCGCATACTCCCGTACACAGTGCTTGGTAACAACACAGTGGTGAGATCTGGAGCTCAGGTTGGAAGCTCTGTAGTGGGAGAGAACAGCTACATTGCTTCTGGAGCTGTCATCGAAGGCGCAATTCTTGGCCACGCAGTGGAGGTACACGAGAACGCCCACATAGCCGAGGGTGCGGTTATTGGGGATCGCTGCAACATAGGCCGGAACGCGGTAATCGCCAATAACGTAAAGATCTATCCCTTCAAGAATGTTGAGCCTGGGTCAACTGTTCGGTCATCGATTGTGTGGGAGACTCGGGGACCTAGCACGCTTTTCGGCCGCAACGGGGTTCGTGGGCTCGCAAACGTCGATGTGACTCCTGAGATGGCAATGAGGCTGGCCATGGCCTATGGAAGCCTACTTCCACACGGGGCCCATGTAACGACCAGCCGCGATGCTCATCACGCGTGCAGGGTCCTGAAGCGCGCAATTATCAGCGGTCTTAACTCCACTGGTGTGAATGTCCGTGACTTAACTATGGCTCCATTGGCCGTAAACAGGTTTGATATCAAGAGCGGAAACTCGGTAGGTGGCATCCACGTGCAACGGAGCCTTGATGACCCTGACCAGGTGGAAATCCTCTTCTCCGAGGGGCCTGGTGTCCCTATCGACACGCGACGGGAGCGGGCGATAGAGAACCTGTACTTTCGTGAAGATTTTCGCAGGGCCGGTTTTGAGGAAATGGGCCAGGTAGTGTACCCACCCAGGGTTATCGAGGCGTACACAAACGCGCTGCTGGATGCGTGGGACACTGCCGCTATTCGCGCCCGTGAGCCGCGCCTAGTTCTCGACTATTCCGCCTCGGTTTCTGCCCTTTTCTTTTCATCCGCTCTCGCCAAGATTGGGGTGGAAACCATTGCCCTTAACACGGCGGCCCGGGCTCGGGCGCAATTTACACTGAAGGACAACCTCTCGGGCGCTATACAGAGAGTGGGGGAGCTGGTCCAGGCTAGCGAGGCTGACCTGGGAGCCATACTGGATCCCGGCGCTGAATATCTGTTCGTGGTGGACGAAAAGGGGCAAAGAGTGCCCGACGCCTTGCTGATGCTTCTGCTTCTGAAACACGCCGCCTTGCAAGCTCAAAGTGGTGCCGCGGTAGTGCCCCAAAACGCTACGCGCCTATGCGAACAGATTGTAGCCCCAACTGCTGTGGTCATTCGCCGCACACGCTGCTCAAAGGCAGCGCTGATGGCCGAAGCGACACGTCCTCGCACGGTATTTGCGGCCAGCACCGACGGCGGGTACATCTTTCCCTCTGTCCTTGCCTCGATGGATGGACTTTGTGCGCTAGGCAAAGTACTTGAGCTGTTGTCCTTGACAGATAAGCGTCTTTCCCAGCTCGTAGCAGAGTTGCCGGTGCCGCACATAGTCCATGAGATTTTTACTTGCCCCTGGGACCTTAAGGGCTCCGTGATGCGGCGCCTGAGTGACAAGCTGCGCCATAGACGTGTTTCTTTAGTTGATGGGATCAAGGTCTTCTTGGACCGGTCCGAGTGGGTTCTTGTAGTACCCGACGTGGAAGAGCCAGCATTCCACGTCTATGCAGAGGCAGCACACGACGAACGAGCGGCCACCCTTGCACAGGAATATCTAGCACTGCTAAGTGAGACAGTCCGGGAGGCTCAGGAACTAGGCAGTTCCTTGTGA
- a CDS encoding GTPase domain-containing protein, producing MALINLAAREINYKVVYYGCGLCGKTTNVQYIHKRLNPRTRGRLVSISTEEERTLYFDFLPLFLGTVKGLQTRFHLYTTPGQPFYNASRKLVLQGVDGIVFVVDSQISRLDENVESYLNLWENLMEQELDPAKIPMVIQLNKRDLSDIFSVADLTELFNHTGAPVIEAVAISGVGVFETLKTICKQVVASSSQGTA from the coding sequence GTGGCTCTTATAAACTTAGCTGCCAGGGAAATCAACTACAAGGTTGTCTACTACGGCTGCGGCCTGTGCGGAAAAACCACCAACGTTCAATATATCCACAAGCGGCTTAATCCGCGCACCCGCGGGCGGCTCGTGAGCATCTCCACCGAGGAGGAAAGAACGCTTTACTTTGACTTTCTGCCGCTGTTCTTGGGAACCGTTAAGGGTCTACAAACTCGTTTTCACCTTTACACTACACCCGGTCAACCTTTTTACAACGCCTCGCGCAAGCTTGTGCTGCAGGGAGTAGACGGCATCGTGTTTGTCGTTGACAGCCAAATATCCCGCCTGGATGAAAACGTGGAAAGCTACCTGAATCTCTGGGAAAACCTGATGGAACAGGAACTTGACCCGGCAAAAATTCCCATGGTTATTCAGCTAAACAAGCGGGACCTAAGCGATATCTTCTCAGTAGCCGATCTCACAGAGCTCTTCAACCACACCGGAGCGCCAGTCATCGAGGCCGTGGCTATATCCGGAGTAGGAGTATTTGAAACTCTCAAGACGATCTGCAAGCAAGTGGTGGCTTCCAGCTCACAAGGAACTGCCTAG
- a CDS encoding roadblock/LC7 domain-containing protein, whose translation MSHRDLFIGEREMAVIDRVLVKLRSLTRAQLVALISASGQPIGTAPPDADTDALSLAALAAGSFAATRQLAELLKEKEFTLLFHEGKESNLHVVQVTDQFLLLITFGRDVQIGRMRLFTQRAVEALKPVLDQADVSRKEHSGVLLDDDYWNQAGIAIDTLPNE comes from the coding sequence GTGAGCCATAGGGACCTCTTCATTGGCGAGCGGGAGATGGCCGTCATAGACAGGGTTCTCGTCAAATTGCGCAGTCTGACACGTGCGCAGTTGGTAGCGCTCATTTCGGCTAGCGGCCAACCAATCGGAACTGCGCCACCAGATGCTGATACCGATGCACTCTCTCTGGCGGCTCTTGCTGCAGGTTCGTTCGCGGCAACCAGGCAGCTTGCCGAGCTGCTTAAGGAAAAAGAGTTCACCCTGTTGTTTCATGAGGGGAAGGAATCCAACTTGCATGTGGTACAGGTGACCGACCAGTTCTTGCTGCTCATCACGTTTGGCCGTGACGTACAGATCGGCCGGATGCGTCTCTTTACGCAAAGGGCGGTGGAAGCACTCAAGCCCGTCCTGGACCAGGCCGATGTTAGCAGGAAAGAACACAGCGGGGTCCTACTTGATGATGATTACTGGAACCAAGCGGGAATAGCGATAGATACTCTTCCAAATGAGTAA
- the gcvH gene encoding glycine cleavage system protein GcvH, with amino-acid sequence MNPRSLKYHREHSWARIEGDTAVFGITDYAQESLGDIVFVELPDVGDEVEAGKPCGEIESVKAVSDIYAPLSGTVIEVNEAVIDAPETINESPYEDGWLVKVRLSDHAEIDDLLSEEEYNELLASEE; translated from the coding sequence GTGAATCCAAGGAGTCTCAAGTATCACAGAGAGCACAGCTGGGCTCGGATAGAGGGTGATACTGCTGTTTTTGGCATTACCGACTATGCCCAAGAGTCATTGGGAGACATCGTCTTTGTGGAGCTGCCTGATGTTGGAGACGAGGTAGAGGCTGGCAAGCCTTGCGGCGAGATAGAGTCGGTCAAGGCTGTGTCGGACATATATGCTCCTCTCAGCGGCACCGTCATCGAGGTCAACGAAGCCGTTATTGACGCCCCCGAAACTATTAACGAAAGCCCGTACGAGGACGGATGGCTTGTAAAGGTTCGGCTCAGCGATCACGCGGAGATCGACGACCTGCTAAGTGAGGAGGAATATAACGAGCTTCTTGCCTCTGAGGAGTAG
- a CDS encoding FHA domain-containing protein, which translates to MADELSPAVQRIQKRFRDFSVDVREERVIRYIAGQLRMGRRIDDIFQDSYVLAHTTEAQRSQILENPALIRAIEEEIRRQFADYACGTAESGGEAGAMSSQAARAKTWEVDPPDPPEDAWGQEPIRCRFCGVENTPDSNFCRRCGARLRRPDVSESTLVFTPADQDTGNISAPVTSRVAGTVLVIRAGGGREGEVIPLGNEVLTIGRSPHSDLFLDDVTVSRHHARIVRDEHGFLVEDLNSLNGTYVNRRRIERHLLTHGDELQIGKFKLAFLEHADEV; encoded by the coding sequence ATGGCCGATGAGCTGAGTCCCGCTGTCCAGAGAATTCAAAAACGTTTCCGCGATTTCTCTGTGGATGTGCGCGAGGAGCGCGTCATAAGGTACATTGCGGGCCAGCTTCGTATGGGCCGTCGCATAGACGACATCTTCCAGGATTCATATGTTCTTGCCCACACCACGGAGGCGCAACGGTCGCAAATCCTCGAGAATCCCGCCTTGATCCGAGCTATCGAGGAGGAAATCAGGCGTCAGTTTGCCGACTACGCGTGCGGCACAGCCGAAAGTGGGGGAGAGGCGGGTGCGATGAGCTCTCAAGCAGCGCGGGCTAAAACCTGGGAAGTGGATCCACCAGACCCACCCGAAGACGCTTGGGGTCAGGAGCCAATCAGGTGTCGTTTTTGCGGAGTTGAAAACACGCCTGATTCAAACTTCTGCCGGCGGTGCGGGGCCCGGTTACGTAGACCAGATGTATCCGAATCGACGCTCGTATTTACTCCAGCCGACCAGGACACGGGAAACATCTCTGCGCCCGTTACCAGTCGGGTCGCGGGCACAGTGCTTGTAATCCGCGCGGGCGGTGGCAGAGAGGGGGAGGTTATCCCTCTTGGAAATGAGGTCTTGACCATCGGCCGGAGCCCTCATAGCGACCTCTTCTTGGATGATGTCACAGTTTCCCGTCACCACGCACGAATTGTGCGCGATGAGCATGGCTTCCTCGTCGAGGATCTAAACAGCCTCAACGGAACATACGTAAACCGCAGAAGAATTGAGAGGCATCTCCTTACTCATGGAGACGAGCTCCAGATAGGAAAGTTCAAACTTGCCTTTCTTGAGCACGCAGACGAAGTCTGA
- a CDS encoding MerR family transcriptional regulator → MTAESGETFTIGQVVELLKEEFPTLSISKVRYLEDRGLLSPARTKGRYRKYSTEDVRRLRTILLLQRDEYLPLDVIKERLDRAAATLHGAQGFGASSPVVNLRMHGPLQREAATLSWEDLLRQTGASEAFLRSLVEFHLLEPGEHGGPQFTESDVAVVRICQALTRFGVEPRNLRLLVSSVERESALIVQLALPSLRSTHRDRREYGEQILADLGALYVELMNLLLHRQLRKAL, encoded by the coding sequence TTGACAGCTGAGAGCGGTGAAACATTCACCATCGGCCAGGTTGTTGAGCTTCTCAAAGAGGAGTTTCCCACCCTTAGCATTAGCAAGGTTCGGTACCTGGAGGACCGGGGACTGCTATCCCCAGCCCGAACTAAGGGGCGCTACCGCAAGTACTCTACCGAGGACGTCCGCCGTCTACGCACAATTCTTTTGCTGCAGCGCGACGAGTACTTGCCCCTTGACGTAATCAAAGAGCGCCTCGATCGAGCCGCGGCCACTCTGCATGGAGCACAGGGATTTGGAGCTAGTTCACCGGTAGTCAACCTACGCATGCACGGGCCGCTGCAACGGGAGGCAGCCACACTATCGTGGGAAGACCTACTGCGCCAAACGGGGGCTAGTGAAGCTTTCCTGCGGAGCCTGGTGGAATTTCACCTACTGGAGCCTGGCGAGCATGGCGGGCCGCAATTTACCGAGTCAGACGTCGCAGTGGTGCGTATCTGCCAAGCTCTCACCCGGTTCGGCGTAGAGCCTAGGAATTTGCGACTTCTTGTTTCTTCTGTAGAGCGAGAGTCGGCCCTAATAGTGCAGCTTGCGCTGCCGTCCCTTCGTTCCACCCACCGGGACAGGCGAGAGTATGGCGAACAAATTCTGGCGGATTTGGGCGCATTGTACGTGGAACTGATGAACTTGTTGTTACACAGACAGCTGCGAAAAGCACTGTAA
- a CDS encoding adenine phosphoribosyltransferase translates to MELEKYIRHIPGFPREGILFHDIMPLLQEPEALRYAVDKMAEFARERRVDLVLGAEARGFILGAALAYALGVGFAAARKPGKLPWTVSRCEYELEYGTDALEIHTDAIRPGQRVLIHDDLLATGGTARAKIELVERAGGVVAGLAFLIELTELGGRERLAGYDVFSLIQYEV, encoded by the coding sequence ATGGAACTCGAGAAGTACATCCGACACATACCAGGCTTTCCGCGTGAAGGGATTCTGTTTCATGACATAATGCCACTGCTTCAAGAGCCTGAAGCTCTGCGGTACGCTGTCGACAAAATGGCAGAATTTGCTCGGGAGCGCAGGGTTGACCTCGTTCTGGGAGCAGAGGCGCGGGGGTTCATACTGGGAGCCGCCCTAGCATACGCGCTGGGAGTCGGCTTTGCGGCTGCGCGAAAGCCCGGCAAATTGCCGTGGACTGTGTCGCGATGCGAATATGAGCTCGAGTATGGCACGGACGCTCTTGAAATCCACACTGATGCTATTAGGCCGGGCCAACGCGTGCTCATCCACGATGACTTACTGGCGACCGGCGGAACTGCTCGGGCCAAGATTGAACTTGTTGAAAGAGCGGGCGGCGTCGTAGCGGGACTGGCGTTTCTAATCGAGCTGACAGAGCTGGGAGGCAGAGAGCGTCTGGCGGGGTATGAC